The following proteins come from a genomic window of Methanomassiliicoccales archaeon:
- a CDS encoding glycosyltransferase family 4 protein codes for MITPDYPPRYTGGCAFSCQLLVEGLRARGVHTDVWAFNGDEAPPQENGMGQTVYYPGSRTLFGLNRLAYRELKRLHPDCDIIHVYNTQQLPAAVRYARGREIKVAATLNNLAAVCTNPSEYVEGECAGCRSIDSLTCSMKRLGSWKMRAFMPVHWLEFIILHRRSRHASGYIALSEATRRCYLDAGYDPERITLIPNMVDPGMTASTEPPSRDGRNKIILYAGRLEAEKGLQVLIKAFATLSEGSILYIVGKGDFGPQLKKLADDLGLEGKVIFTGFMEKEEIGRYYDMADVFVHPALWPEPFPRTILEALAHRLPLIVSDSGSSASILGPAGLSFASGDDRDLSLKLQTLLDDEGLRQRTVEAGAEVLQRYHPDTVMAQIIDFYGELFS; via the coding sequence GTGATAACCCCCGACTATCCGCCCCGATACACTGGCGGATGTGCGTTCAGCTGTCAGCTTCTTGTGGAAGGGCTGAGGGCCAGGGGCGTGCATACCGATGTCTGGGCCTTCAACGGTGATGAGGCCCCGCCCCAGGAGAACGGCATGGGCCAGACCGTATATTATCCCGGTTCCCGCACCCTGTTCGGCCTGAACCGCCTGGCCTATCGCGAGCTGAAGAGACTCCACCCTGATTGCGACATCATCCACGTCTACAACACCCAGCAGCTTCCGGCGGCAGTACGCTACGCCCGAGGCCGGGAGATCAAGGTGGCGGCCACCCTTAACAACCTGGCCGCGGTGTGCACCAATCCCAGCGAATACGTGGAAGGCGAATGCGCCGGTTGCCGGTCGATCGATTCATTGACCTGCTCCATGAAACGGCTAGGTTCCTGGAAGATGAGGGCCTTCATGCCGGTCCACTGGCTGGAGTTCATCATCCTGCATCGCCGTTCGCGCCACGCCTCCGGTTACATTGCGCTGTCCGAGGCCACGCGAAGATGCTATCTGGACGCGGGCTACGATCCGGAACGGATAACGCTCATTCCCAACATGGTCGACCCAGGGATGACCGCCAGTACCGAACCGCCCTCCCGAGACGGTCGCAACAAAATCATCCTGTACGCGGGAAGGCTGGAGGCGGAGAAAGGCCTGCAGGTGCTCATCAAGGCCTTCGCCACTCTCTCCGAGGGCAGCATCCTCTACATCGTGGGGAAGGGGGACTTCGGTCCGCAGCTAAAGAAGCTGGCCGACGACCTGGGGCTGGAAGGCAAGGTCATATTCACCGGGTTCATGGAAAAGGAGGAGATCGGTCGATATTACGACATGGCCGACGTCTTCGTGCATCCAGCTCTATGGCCGGAGCCCTTCCCCCGCACTATCCTGGAAGCGCTGGCCCACCGCCTGCCGCTGATAGTGTCCGACAGCGGTTCCTCGGCCAGTATTCTCGGCCCGGCCGGCCTGTCCTTTGCCAGCGGTGACGACAGGGACCTGAGCCTCAAGCTGCAGACCCTGCTCGACGACGAAGGTCTGCGCCAGAGGACCGTGGAGGCCGGGGCGGAGGTGCTGCAGCGCTACCACCCGGACACGGTCATGGCCCAGATAATCGATTTCTACGGCGAACTGTTCTCCTGA